The Candidatus Methylacidiphilales bacterium genome includes a region encoding these proteins:
- the acpP gene encoding acyl carrier protein — protein sequence MSEKPIEEKVKEIIVEQLSVNPEQVTPEAKFIEDLGADSLDVVELVMAFEEQFSIEVPDEDAEKLTSVGDVIKYIEEKQESK from the coding sequence ATGTCCGAAAAACCTATCGAAGAAAAAGTAAAAGAAATTATTGTCGAACAATTGAGCGTGAACCCCGAACAGGTCACCCCGGAAGCCAAATTCATTGAGGATTTGGGAGCCGATTCACTCGATGTCGTCGAACTCGTCATGGCATTTGAAGAGCAGTTTTCCATTGAAGTTCCCGATGAAGACGCCGAAAAGCTGACCAGTGTTGGCGATGTAATCAAATACATTGAAGAAAAACAGGAAAGCAAATAG